The following proteins are co-located in the Telopea speciosissima isolate NSW1024214 ecotype Mountain lineage chromosome 9, Tspe_v1, whole genome shotgun sequence genome:
- the LOC122639068 gene encoding uncharacterized protein LOC122639068 — protein sequence MRPTDKKELFNLHHSSLRNVIERAFALLKSGFKILKNQAEYHFKTQAMIVVACVLLHNHILVQNTLEEEDEFLKNESSDDESSSSSDETDEEEDDKDDIVPIDDEGVVVGNDHWDEYREELVDNMWAGWNVGDDDDDYMTDVDD from the coding sequence ATGCGTCCAACTGATAAAAAGGAATTATTTAACTTGCATCATTCTTCTCTACGCAATGTAATTGAACGTGCATTTGCTCTATTAAAGTCAGGattcaagatattaaaaaatcaGGCAGAATATCATTTTAAGACGCAAGCAATGATTGTAGTAGCATGTGTTCTTCTTCACAATCATATTCTTGTTCAAAATactcttgaagaagaagatgagtttttaaaaaatgagaGCAGCGATGATGAATCTTCTAGTAGTAGTGATGAAacagatgaggaagaagatgataagGATGATATTGTTCCCATTGATGATGAAGGGGTTGTTGTTGGTAATGATCATTGGGATGAATATCGAGAAGAGTTGGTGGACAACATGTGGGCTGGTTGGAATGtaggagatgatgatgatgattatatGACAGATGTTGATGATTGA